From the Carya illinoinensis cultivar Pawnee chromosome 4, C.illinoinensisPawnee_v1, whole genome shotgun sequence genome, one window contains:
- the LOC122306973 gene encoding uncharacterized protein LOC122306973 isoform X2, with protein MPNNGKMMGDHFALLVDRLLTESTLEAAIESKYWGQQTTPSTSKDLLSSAYRMDVDSSFSPSKLVECRICHDEDEESNMETPCSCCGSLKHAHRICVQRWCNAKGDNICEICLQQYKPGYTAPPPLFHYGGIPINFSGNWEMSRRDLHNSQFIPMVATDSEILDTDEYSAPTSRSLLCCRVVAIIFMVLLLLRHTLPFIISGAGEYSLTLLTLLMLRTIGILLPIYIMVRAFTAIQRRRHHQDSHSIATSDGTNNLPQHQSRFIRVL; from the exons ATGCCAAATAATGGGAAAAT GATGGGGGATCATTTTGCGTTGCTGGTGGATCGGTTACTCACTGAATCTACTCTTGAAGCTGCTATTGAGAGCAAATACTGGGGGCAGCAAACCACGCCCTCAACAAGCAAAGATCTGTTGAGTTCTGCCTATAGGATGGATGTCGATAGTAGTTTCTCACCAAGTAAATTGGTAGAGTGTAGGATCTGCCACGATGAGGATGAGGAGTCCAACATGGAGACGCCTTGTTCTTGCTGTGGCAGCTTGAAG CATGCACACCGCATATGTGTGCAAAGGTGGTGCAATGCAAAGGGAGATAACATCTGTGAGATTTGCCTCCAG CAATATAAGCCCGGTTATACAGCACCTCCTCCCCTGTTTCACTATGGTGGTATTCCAATTAACTTCAG CGGAAACTGGGAAATGTCTAGAAGGGACCTGCACAACTCTCAATTTATACCAATGGTTGCTACTGATAGTGAAATTTTAGACACTGATGAATATTCAGCTCCCACTTCAAGAAGCCTGCTTTGCTGTCGAGTAGTTGCTATAatt TTTATGGTTCTTCTGCTTTTACGTCATACTCTACCATTCATAATCAGTGGAGCTGGAGAATACTCATTGACATTGTTGACG CTACTGATGTTGAGGACCATTGGGATTCTTTTGCCCATCTATATCATGGTTAGAGCATTCACTGCTATCCAGCGTCGACGACATCATCAG
- the LOC122306973 gene encoding uncharacterized protein LOC122306973 isoform X1, producing the protein MTPFTNRLSSPFPICLHLEALGVCVCFSLQYCSFDGMGDHFALLVDRLLTESTLEAAIESKYWGQQTTPSTSKDLLSSAYRMDVDSSFSPSKLVECRICHDEDEESNMETPCSCCGSLKHAHRICVQRWCNAKGDNICEICLQQYKPGYTAPPPLFHYGGIPINFSGNWEMSRRDLHNSQFIPMVATDSEILDTDEYSAPTSRSLLCCRVVAIIFMVLLLLRHTLPFIISGAGEYSLTLLTLLMLRTIGILLPIYIMVRAFTAIQRRRHHQDSHSIATSDGTNNLPQHQSRFIRVL; encoded by the exons ATGACACCTTTTACAAACCGGCTCTCTTCCCCTTTCCCTATATGTCTGCATTTGGAAGCTCTTGGAGTTTGTGTCTG CTTCAGCCTTCAGTATTGCTCTTTTGACGG GATGGGGGATCATTTTGCGTTGCTGGTGGATCGGTTACTCACTGAATCTACTCTTGAAGCTGCTATTGAGAGCAAATACTGGGGGCAGCAAACCACGCCCTCAACAAGCAAAGATCTGTTGAGTTCTGCCTATAGGATGGATGTCGATAGTAGTTTCTCACCAAGTAAATTGGTAGAGTGTAGGATCTGCCACGATGAGGATGAGGAGTCCAACATGGAGACGCCTTGTTCTTGCTGTGGCAGCTTGAAG CATGCACACCGCATATGTGTGCAAAGGTGGTGCAATGCAAAGGGAGATAACATCTGTGAGATTTGCCTCCAG CAATATAAGCCCGGTTATACAGCACCTCCTCCCCTGTTTCACTATGGTGGTATTCCAATTAACTTCAG CGGAAACTGGGAAATGTCTAGAAGGGACCTGCACAACTCTCAATTTATACCAATGGTTGCTACTGATAGTGAAATTTTAGACACTGATGAATATTCAGCTCCCACTTCAAGAAGCCTGCTTTGCTGTCGAGTAGTTGCTATAatt TTTATGGTTCTTCTGCTTTTACGTCATACTCTACCATTCATAATCAGTGGAGCTGGAGAATACTCATTGACATTGTTGACG CTACTGATGTTGAGGACCATTGGGATTCTTTTGCCCATCTATATCATGGTTAGAGCATTCACTGCTATCCAGCGTCGACGACATCATCAG
- the LOC122306973 gene encoding uncharacterized protein LOC122306973 isoform X3 codes for MGDHFALLVDRLLTESTLEAAIESKYWGQQTTPSTSKDLLSSAYRMDVDSSFSPSKLVECRICHDEDEESNMETPCSCCGSLKHAHRICVQRWCNAKGDNICEICLQQYKPGYTAPPPLFHYGGIPINFSGNWEMSRRDLHNSQFIPMVATDSEILDTDEYSAPTSRSLLCCRVVAIIFMVLLLLRHTLPFIISGAGEYSLTLLTLLMLRTIGILLPIYIMVRAFTAIQRRRHHQDSHSIATSDGTNNLPQHQSRFIRVL; via the exons ATGGGGGATCATTTTGCGTTGCTGGTGGATCGGTTACTCACTGAATCTACTCTTGAAGCTGCTATTGAGAGCAAATACTGGGGGCAGCAAACCACGCCCTCAACAAGCAAAGATCTGTTGAGTTCTGCCTATAGGATGGATGTCGATAGTAGTTTCTCACCAAGTAAATTGGTAGAGTGTAGGATCTGCCACGATGAGGATGAGGAGTCCAACATGGAGACGCCTTGTTCTTGCTGTGGCAGCTTGAAG CATGCACACCGCATATGTGTGCAAAGGTGGTGCAATGCAAAGGGAGATAACATCTGTGAGATTTGCCTCCAG CAATATAAGCCCGGTTATACAGCACCTCCTCCCCTGTTTCACTATGGTGGTATTCCAATTAACTTCAG CGGAAACTGGGAAATGTCTAGAAGGGACCTGCACAACTCTCAATTTATACCAATGGTTGCTACTGATAGTGAAATTTTAGACACTGATGAATATTCAGCTCCCACTTCAAGAAGCCTGCTTTGCTGTCGAGTAGTTGCTATAatt TTTATGGTTCTTCTGCTTTTACGTCATACTCTACCATTCATAATCAGTGGAGCTGGAGAATACTCATTGACATTGTTGACG CTACTGATGTTGAGGACCATTGGGATTCTTTTGCCCATCTATATCATGGTTAGAGCATTCACTGCTATCCAGCGTCGACGACATCATCAG
- the LOC122307861 gene encoding uncharacterized protein LOC122307861 isoform X1: MVPNEGDVATEKRKAEDYIVTKEKKTKKKKKKPVATPRPACSWVYFSREFIKEYSASHPESSGLKAATKAASDAWKCMSFEEKAKYTNHAREVWDNYLSTTPARTPKPRKQTKLVTRCSPGRLFNVLQRLTPEQKTAVKSMGFGSLLDLRCRTLRRSLCLWLLERFNTTRRSLEICGERIPLSPNDVEHVMGLVASGKDVVNSGPDDLIADLRYSFNATNRGISVRLLEERLAAPEAGEDFKRSFVLYALGTLLSPTARLDVSPSFLHFLTNMDVVHQYNWGKFLLDRLVREVSRFRQGKQRAVGGCLLFLQLFYYESISVDGPGPLATAVVPCLSSWGEEEITERERRERELGGYGLGEVICKERCLGMEPSECRDQLDCPPVHSTTTTVVPGPTFGQEGNQADKAKMNGQITMREEDMPILIRSKDVVCGDIEVVVDSVRMACRNREYGCNETVDYINNFHEETCTYAPCSCPLPDCNFVGSTDQLSLHFSSKHWDSGRRFRYNVPLAVSLRMKEQFLVLQAEEDGVLFLLNKSVESIGNTVMLTCVGPSSSKARFLYDLVSVRGSSCLRLKSVTENFPERLEGFPPMDFLLIPFLYISCSGHINLEVCIWNSTDIDADCP; the protein is encoded by the exons ATG GTACCCAATGAAGGGGATGTTGCAACAGAAAAGAGAAAGGCTGAAGACTATATTgtcacaaaagaaaagaagacgaagaagaagaaaaagaagccaGTTGCTACTCCTCGTCCGGCATGCTCATGGGTGTACTTTAG CCGGGAGTTTATCAAGGAGTATAGTGCTTCCCATCCTGAGTCCTCTGGTCTTAAAGCT GCCACAAAGGCTGCATCGGATGCTTGGAAGTGTATGAGCTTTGAAGAGAAAGCAAAATACACTAATCATGCTCGTGAAGTGTGGGATAACTACTTGAGTACAACTCCTGCTCGCACCCCCAAGCCAAGGAAACAG ACTAAACTAGTCACAAGATGTTCTCCGGGACGTTTATTCAATGTGTTACAGCGCCTCACACCTGAGCAGAAGACTGCAGTGAAGAGCATGGGATTTGGCAGCCTCCTCGACCTAAGATGTAGGACACTCCGCCGTAGTTTGTGCCTATGGTTATTGGAGAGGTTCAACACTACAAGACGCAGCTTGGAGATTTGTGGTGAGAGGATTCCTTTATCTCCAAACGATGTGGAGCATGTGATGGGATTAGTAGCTAGTGGAAAAGATGTAGTGAACTCAGGGCCAGATGATTTAATCGCAGACTTACGTTATAGTTTCAATGCTACAAATCGTGGGATCTCAGTGCGACTTCTAGAGGAGCGACTGGCAGCTCCAGAAGCAGGAGAGGATTTTAAGAGGTCATTTGTCCTCTATGCCTTGGGCACTCTTTTGTCCCCAACAGCGAGGTTGGATGTCAGCCCATCATTCCTCCATTTTTTGACAAATATGGATGTTGTCCATCAGTACAACTGGGGAAAATTCTTGCTTGACCGGCTAGTTCGAGAAGTATCTCGCTTTCGTCAAGGGAAGCAAAGGGCAGTTGGTGGTTGTCTTTTGTTTCTCCAG CTCTTTTACTATGAGAGCATCTCTGTTGATGGACCAGGTCCTTTGGCCACTGCAGTCGTTCCATGCTTGTCTTCATGGGGTGAGGAGGAGATTACTGAGAGAGAAAGACGAGAAAGAGAGCTAGGTGGTTATGGTTTAGGAGAG GTGATCTGCAAGGAACGTTGTCTTGGCATGGAGCCCTCAGAGTGCAGGGATCAATTGGATTGCCCACCAGTACACAGCACAACCACCACGGTTGTGCCTGGCCCTACTTTTGGCCAGGAGGGGAATCAG GCTGACAAAGCAAAAATGAATGGGCAGATTACTATGCGTGAG GAAGATATGCCAATTCTTATCAGGAGTAAAGATGTGGTCTGTGGGGATATTGAGGTGGTTGTTGATTCAGTCAGAATGGCTTGCAGGAACAGAGAGTATGGGTGCAATGAAACAGTGGATTACATTAACAACTTCCATGAAGAAACATGCACTTACGCTCCATGTTCATGCCCGCTGCCAGATTGCAACTTTGTTGGTTCAACTGATCAGTTGTCACTACACTTCAGCAGTAAACATTGGGATTCTGGAAGGCGCTTCAGGTATAATGTGCCGTTGGCCGTCTCCTTAAGGATGAAGGAGCAATTCCTTGTTCTTCAAGCAGAAGAGGATGGTGTTCTTTTTCTCCTCAACAAGAGTGTTGAAAGTATTGGGAACACGGTCATGTTAACCTGTGTTGGGCCAAGCTCTTCAAAGGCAAGGTTCTTGTATGATCTTGTATCGGTAAGAGGAAGCAGCTGTTTGAGATTAAAGTCAGTGACGGAGAATTTTCCTGAACGATTAGAAGGTTTTCCGCCAATGGATTTTCTTCTAATTCCATTTCTTTATATTAGTTGTTCTGGGCATATCAACTTGGAAGTCTGTATATGGAATTCTACAGATATTGATGCTGACTGTCCTTAA
- the LOC122307861 gene encoding uncharacterized protein LOC122307861 isoform X2 has protein sequence MVPNEGDVATEKRKAEDYIVTKEKKTKKKKKKPVATPRPACSWVYFSREFIKEYSASHPESSGLKAATKAASDAWKCMSFEEKAKYTNHAREVWDNYLSTTPARTPKPRKQTKLVTRCSPGRLFNVLQRLTPEQKTAVKSMGFGSLLDLRCRTLRRSLCLWLLERFNTTRRSLEICGERIPLSPNDVEHVMGLVASGKDVVNSGPDDLIADLRYSFNATNRGISVRLLEERLAAPEAGEDFKRSFVLYALGTLLSPTARLDVSPSFLHFLTNMDVVHQYNWGKFLLDRLVREVSRFRQGKQRAVGGCLLFLQLFYYESISVDGPGPLATAVVPCLSSWGEEEITERERRERELGGYGLGEVICKERCLGMEPSECRDQLDCPPVHSTTTTVVPGPTFGQEGNQITMREEDMPILIRSKDVVCGDIEVVVDSVRMACRNREYGCNETVDYINNFHEETCTYAPCSCPLPDCNFVGSTDQLSLHFSSKHWDSGRRFRYNVPLAVSLRMKEQFLVLQAEEDGVLFLLNKSVESIGNTVMLTCVGPSSSKARFLYDLVSVRGSSCLRLKSVTENFPERLEGFPPMDFLLIPFLYISCSGHINLEVCIWNSTDIDADCP, from the exons ATG GTACCCAATGAAGGGGATGTTGCAACAGAAAAGAGAAAGGCTGAAGACTATATTgtcacaaaagaaaagaagacgaagaagaagaaaaagaagccaGTTGCTACTCCTCGTCCGGCATGCTCATGGGTGTACTTTAG CCGGGAGTTTATCAAGGAGTATAGTGCTTCCCATCCTGAGTCCTCTGGTCTTAAAGCT GCCACAAAGGCTGCATCGGATGCTTGGAAGTGTATGAGCTTTGAAGAGAAAGCAAAATACACTAATCATGCTCGTGAAGTGTGGGATAACTACTTGAGTACAACTCCTGCTCGCACCCCCAAGCCAAGGAAACAG ACTAAACTAGTCACAAGATGTTCTCCGGGACGTTTATTCAATGTGTTACAGCGCCTCACACCTGAGCAGAAGACTGCAGTGAAGAGCATGGGATTTGGCAGCCTCCTCGACCTAAGATGTAGGACACTCCGCCGTAGTTTGTGCCTATGGTTATTGGAGAGGTTCAACACTACAAGACGCAGCTTGGAGATTTGTGGTGAGAGGATTCCTTTATCTCCAAACGATGTGGAGCATGTGATGGGATTAGTAGCTAGTGGAAAAGATGTAGTGAACTCAGGGCCAGATGATTTAATCGCAGACTTACGTTATAGTTTCAATGCTACAAATCGTGGGATCTCAGTGCGACTTCTAGAGGAGCGACTGGCAGCTCCAGAAGCAGGAGAGGATTTTAAGAGGTCATTTGTCCTCTATGCCTTGGGCACTCTTTTGTCCCCAACAGCGAGGTTGGATGTCAGCCCATCATTCCTCCATTTTTTGACAAATATGGATGTTGTCCATCAGTACAACTGGGGAAAATTCTTGCTTGACCGGCTAGTTCGAGAAGTATCTCGCTTTCGTCAAGGGAAGCAAAGGGCAGTTGGTGGTTGTCTTTTGTTTCTCCAG CTCTTTTACTATGAGAGCATCTCTGTTGATGGACCAGGTCCTTTGGCCACTGCAGTCGTTCCATGCTTGTCTTCATGGGGTGAGGAGGAGATTACTGAGAGAGAAAGACGAGAAAGAGAGCTAGGTGGTTATGGTTTAGGAGAG GTGATCTGCAAGGAACGTTGTCTTGGCATGGAGCCCTCAGAGTGCAGGGATCAATTGGATTGCCCACCAGTACACAGCACAACCACCACGGTTGTGCCTGGCCCTACTTTTGGCCAGGAGGGGAATCAG ATTACTATGCGTGAG GAAGATATGCCAATTCTTATCAGGAGTAAAGATGTGGTCTGTGGGGATATTGAGGTGGTTGTTGATTCAGTCAGAATGGCTTGCAGGAACAGAGAGTATGGGTGCAATGAAACAGTGGATTACATTAACAACTTCCATGAAGAAACATGCACTTACGCTCCATGTTCATGCCCGCTGCCAGATTGCAACTTTGTTGGTTCAACTGATCAGTTGTCACTACACTTCAGCAGTAAACATTGGGATTCTGGAAGGCGCTTCAGGTATAATGTGCCGTTGGCCGTCTCCTTAAGGATGAAGGAGCAATTCCTTGTTCTTCAAGCAGAAGAGGATGGTGTTCTTTTTCTCCTCAACAAGAGTGTTGAAAGTATTGGGAACACGGTCATGTTAACCTGTGTTGGGCCAAGCTCTTCAAAGGCAAGGTTCTTGTATGATCTTGTATCGGTAAGAGGAAGCAGCTGTTTGAGATTAAAGTCAGTGACGGAGAATTTTCCTGAACGATTAGAAGGTTTTCCGCCAATGGATTTTCTTCTAATTCCATTTCTTTATATTAGTTGTTCTGGGCATATCAACTTGGAAGTCTGTATATGGAATTCTACAGATATTGATGCTGACTGTCCTTAA
- the LOC122307862 gene encoding heavy metal-associated isoprenylated plant protein 21: MGALDYLSNFCIVTSTRSKRKPMQTVEIKVKMDCDGCERRVKNAVTSMKGVKSVEVNRKQHRVTVSGYVEPNKVLKRVKSTGKRAEFWPYIPQHLVYYPYASGAYDKRAPSGYVRNVVQALPASNAAPAAEENIVSLFSDDNVNACSLM; encoded by the exons atgggtGCTCTTGATTACCTCTCCAACTTTTGCATTGTCACCAGCACAAGGAGCAAGCGCAAACCAATGCAG ACCGTTGAAATTAAAGTCAAAATGGATTGTGATGGCTGTGAGAGGAGAGTTAAAAATGCTGTTACTTCCATGAAAG GTGTAAAATCTGTGGAGGTGAACCGAAAGCAACACCGGGTAACAGTCAGTGGCTATGTGGAACCAAATAAGGTGTTGAAGAGAGTAAAGAGTACTGGCAAGAGAGCTGAATTTTGGCCTTACATTCCCCAACATCTAGTATACTATCCTTATGCATCTGGAGCCTATGACAAAAGGGCACCATCCGGCTACGTCAGAAACGTTGTGCAAGCTTTACCGGCATCGAATGCTGCGCCTGCTGCTGAGGAGAACATTGTCTCATTATTCAGTGATGATAATGTGAATGCATGTTCCCTCATGTAA